The Zalophus californianus isolate mZalCal1 chromosome 8, mZalCal1.pri.v2, whole genome shotgun sequence genome has a segment encoding these proteins:
- the SIX2 gene encoding homeobox protein SIX2 isoform X2, whose translation MSMLPTFGFTQEQVACVCEVLQQGGNIERLGRFLWSLPACEHLHKNESVLKAKAVVAFHRGNFRELYKILESHQFSPHNHAKLQQLWLKAHYIEAEKLRGRPLGAVGKYRVRRKFPLPRSIWDGEETSYCFKEKSRSVLREWYAHNPYPSPREKRELAEATGLTTTQVSNWFKNRRQRDRAAEAKERENSENSNSNSHNPLVASLNGSGKSVLGSSEDEKTPSGTPDHSSSSPALLLSPPPPPGLPSLHSLGHPPGPSAVPVPVPGGGGADPLQHHHGLQDSILNPMSANLVDLGS comes from the exons ATGTCCATGCTGCCCACCTTCGGCTTCACGCAGGAGCAAGTGGCGTGCGTGTGCGAGGTGCTGCAGCAGGGCGGCAACATCGAGAGGCTGGGCCGCTTCCTGTGGTCGTTGCCCGCCTGCGAGCACCTCCACAAGAATGAAAGCGTGCTCAAGGCCAAGGCGGTGGTGGCCTTCCACCGCGGCAACTTCCGCGAGCTCTACAAGATCCTGGAGAGCCACCAGTTCTCGCCGCACAACCACGCCAAGCTGCAGCAGCTGTGGCTCAAGGCGCATTACATCGAGGCGGAGAAGCTGCGCGGCCGGCCCCTGGGCGCCGTGGGCAAATACCGCGTGCGCCGCAAGTTTCCGCTGCCGCGCTCCATCTGGGACGGCGAGGAGACCAGCTACTGCTTCAAGGAGAAGAGTCGCAGCGTGCTGCGCGAATGGTACGCGCATAACCCCTACCCCTCGCCGCGCGAGAAGCGCGAGCTGGCCGAGGCCACGGGCCTCACCACCACGCAGGTCAGCAACTGGTTCAAGAACCGGCGGCAGCGCGACCGCGCAGCTGAGGCCAAAGAAAG GGAGAACAGCGAGAACTCCAACTCCAACAGCCACAACCCTCTGGTTGCGTCGCTGAATGGCAGCGGCAAGTCGGTGCTAGGCAGCTCGGAGGACGAGAAGACGCCGTCGGGGACGCCAGACCACTCGTCATCCAGCCCCGCGCTGCTGCTCagcccgccgccgccccccgggCTGCCGTCCCTGCACAGCCTGGGCCACCCTCCGGGCCCCAGCGCCGTACCCGTGCCCGTGCCGGGCGGAGGCGGCGCGGACCCGCTGCAGCACCACCACGGCCTGCAGGACTCCATCCTCAACCCCATGTCGGCCAACCTCGTGGACCTGGGCTCCTAG
- the SIX2 gene encoding homeobox protein SIX2 isoform X1 has product MSMLPTFGFTQEQVACVCEVLQQGGNIERLGRFLWSLPACEHLHKNESVLKAKAVVAFHRGNFRELYKILESHQFSPHNHAKLQQLWLKAHYIEAEKLRGRPLGAVGKYRVRRKFPLPRSIWDGEETSYCFKEKSRSVLREWYAHNPYPSPREKRELAEATGLTTTQVSNWFKNRRQRDRAAEAKERYEENSENSNSNSHNPLVASLNGSGKSVLGSSEDEKTPSGTPDHSSSSPALLLSPPPPPGLPSLHSLGHPPGPSAVPVPVPGGGGADPLQHHHGLQDSILNPMSANLVDLGS; this is encoded by the exons ATGTCCATGCTGCCCACCTTCGGCTTCACGCAGGAGCAAGTGGCGTGCGTGTGCGAGGTGCTGCAGCAGGGCGGCAACATCGAGAGGCTGGGCCGCTTCCTGTGGTCGTTGCCCGCCTGCGAGCACCTCCACAAGAATGAAAGCGTGCTCAAGGCCAAGGCGGTGGTGGCCTTCCACCGCGGCAACTTCCGCGAGCTCTACAAGATCCTGGAGAGCCACCAGTTCTCGCCGCACAACCACGCCAAGCTGCAGCAGCTGTGGCTCAAGGCGCATTACATCGAGGCGGAGAAGCTGCGCGGCCGGCCCCTGGGCGCCGTGGGCAAATACCGCGTGCGCCGCAAGTTTCCGCTGCCGCGCTCCATCTGGGACGGCGAGGAGACCAGCTACTGCTTCAAGGAGAAGAGTCGCAGCGTGCTGCGCGAATGGTACGCGCATAACCCCTACCCCTCGCCGCGCGAGAAGCGCGAGCTGGCCGAGGCCACGGGCCTCACCACCACGCAGGTCAGCAACTGGTTCAAGAACCGGCGGCAGCGCGACCGCGCAGCTGAGGCCAAAGAAAGGTACGA GGAGAACAGCGAGAACTCCAACTCCAACAGCCACAACCCTCTGGTTGCGTCGCTGAATGGCAGCGGCAAGTCGGTGCTAGGCAGCTCGGAGGACGAGAAGACGCCGTCGGGGACGCCAGACCACTCGTCATCCAGCCCCGCGCTGCTGCTCagcccgccgccgccccccgggCTGCCGTCCCTGCACAGCCTGGGCCACCCTCCGGGCCCCAGCGCCGTACCCGTGCCCGTGCCGGGCGGAGGCGGCGCGGACCCGCTGCAGCACCACCACGGCCTGCAGGACTCCATCCTCAACCCCATGTCGGCCAACCTCGTGGACCTGGGCTCCTAG